The following coding sequences lie in one Thermomicrobium sp. 4228-Ro genomic window:
- a CDS encoding inositol-3-phosphate synthase: protein MGDRKIRVAIIGVGNCASALVQGVHYYRNADPKEFVPGLMHVDLGGYHVGDIEFTAGFDIDVNKVGKDLSEAIFAPPNNTYKFTDVPFLNAPVYRGMTHDGLGKYLSQVITKAPGPTADIVGILKETKTDVVVNFLPVGSEMATKWYVEQVLDAGCAFVNCIPVFIAREEYWQRRFQERGLPVIGDDIKSQVGATIVHRVLARLFADRGVRIDRMYQINFGGNTDFLNMLERERLESKKISKTNAVTSILDYPIPEENVHVGPSDYIPWLKDRKWCHIRIEGTTFGDVPINLELKLEVWDSPNSAGVVIDAIRCAKLALDAGISGALIGPSAYFMKSPPVQYRDEEARELVEAFIRETVAQRERLAATENA, encoded by the coding sequence GTGGGAGATCGAAAGATTCGTGTCGCGATCATCGGCGTCGGAAACTGTGCTTCGGCCCTGGTTCAGGGTGTGCACTACTACCGCAACGCCGATCCGAAGGAGTTCGTCCCCGGGCTCATGCATGTCGATCTGGGTGGGTACCATGTCGGCGATATCGAATTCACAGCCGGGTTCGACATCGACGTGAACAAAGTCGGGAAAGACCTCTCGGAGGCGATCTTCGCACCTCCCAATAACACCTATAAGTTCACCGATGTCCCCTTCCTCAATGCACCGGTGTACCGGGGGATGACGCATGACGGACTCGGCAAATATCTGTCGCAGGTCATCACCAAGGCACCGGGTCCGACCGCGGATATCGTCGGCATTCTCAAGGAAACGAAGACCGACGTCGTCGTCAATTTCCTCCCAGTTGGCAGCGAGATGGCCACCAAATGGTATGTCGAGCAGGTACTCGATGCCGGTTGTGCGTTCGTCAACTGCATCCCGGTCTTCATCGCGCGCGAAGAATACTGGCAACGGCGTTTCCAGGAACGCGGCCTGCCGGTGATCGGCGACGACATCAAGAGCCAGGTCGGTGCGACGATCGTCCATCGCGTTCTGGCTCGTCTCTTCGCTGACCGTGGCGTGCGCATCGATCGGATGTATCAGATCAACTTCGGCGGGAATACCGACTTTCTCAACATGCTGGAGCGTGAACGACTCGAATCGAAGAAGATCTCCAAGACGAACGCCGTCACGAGTATCCTCGACTATCCGATTCCAGAAGAGAACGTCCACGTCGGTCCGAGCGACTACATTCCGTGGCTCAAGGATCGCAAGTGGTGTCATATTCGGATCGAGGGTACGACCTTCGGCGACGTACCGATCAATCTCGAGCTCAAGCTGGAAGTCTGGGATTCTCCGAACTCGGCTGGCGTTGTCATCGACGCTATCCGCTGCGCCAAGCTCGCGCTCGATGCTGGCATCAGTGGCGCACTGATCGGTCCGAGCGCCTACTTCATGAAGTCGCCGCCTGTGCAGTATCGCGACGAGGAAGCCCGCGAACTCGTCGAGGCATTCATCCGCGAGACCGTCGCGCAGCGCGAGCGGCTGGCAGCGACCGAGAACGCGTGA
- a CDS encoding lysophospholipid acyltransferase family protein has protein sequence MSLLWALRIGALLTLVVPVRLGYWLCRLIGITVFLVHRRARRNVLENLHHVCPRCSAVWRYRQAARVFITAVMNYYDLVRLRSVDRDRLRDLVEVRGWEHVETALSRGRGVIVISAHLGNFNVVAQYPAALGFEAAIVVERVRPARLFAYLCRLRSATGVRVLPSGPEAVPAILRLLRRNGILLVAGDRDVTGHSRWVRFFDAPAPLPIGPVALALRTGATLLPAFTIRLSTRRSLVVVDPPLELIRTGDHEHDIVANLETAARCLERMIRTDPGQWTVLQPIWAAPQARTPLAEALGSVPLVEHAPGEQDNATQYRRNTPES, from the coding sequence ATGAGCCTCCTGTGGGCCCTCCGTATCGGAGCCTTGTTGACGCTCGTCGTTCCGGTGCGTCTCGGCTACTGGCTCTGTCGATTGATCGGTATCACCGTTTTTCTCGTTCATCGGCGAGCACGACGAAACGTCCTCGAGAATCTTCACCACGTGTGTCCGCGCTGCTCGGCCGTTTGGCGCTATCGCCAGGCAGCGCGGGTCTTCATTACCGCAGTCATGAACTACTACGACTTGGTGCGCCTTCGCTCCGTCGATCGTGACCGGCTTCGCGACCTCGTCGAGGTACGGGGATGGGAACATGTCGAAACTGCTCTCTCGCGGGGTCGAGGAGTCATCGTCATTTCCGCACATCTCGGGAACTTCAACGTCGTCGCGCAATATCCGGCCGCGCTCGGTTTCGAAGCTGCCATCGTCGTCGAGCGAGTGCGACCAGCCCGGTTGTTCGCCTACCTCTGTCGCTTGCGGAGTGCCACCGGTGTACGGGTCCTCCCGTCCGGCCCTGAGGCCGTACCTGCGATTCTCCGGCTTCTCAGGCGCAACGGCATTCTGCTGGTAGCCGGTGATCGTGATGTGACCGGCCACAGCCGGTGGGTACGTTTCTTCGATGCTCCTGCTCCCTTACCGATCGGGCCAGTCGCGCTCGCGCTCCGGACCGGAGCGACGCTCCTTCCGGCATTCACGATTCGTTTGTCGACGCGTCGCTCGCTCGTCGTTGTCGATCCACCACTCGAGCTCATTCGCACGGGTGATCACGAGCATGACATCGTCGCCAACCTGGAAACGGCCGCTCGTTGCTTGGAGCGGATGATACGGACCGATCCAGGTCAATGGACCGTTCTGCAGCCGATTTGGGCAGCACCTCAGGCGAGAACGCCGCTCGCCGAGGCACTCGGCAGTGTTCCCCTCGTCGAGCACGCGCCCGGCGAACAGGACAACGCCACGCAATACCGACGCAATACTCCCGAGAGCTGA
- the gyrA gene encoding DNA gyrase subunit A — translation MSDNRIGRVRVISIEEEMKRSYLDYAMSVIVQRALPDVRDGLKPVQRRILYGMHEMGLRPNAKYRKSAGIVGEVLKSYHPHGDSAVYDALVRMVQPFTMRYPLIDGQGNFGSVDGDSAAAMRYTEARLAPIAEELLADIDKQTVDFVPNYDDSTREPSVLPARLPNLLVNGASGIAVGMATNIPPHNLGEVVDALVYLIDHPEATVEELVEHLPGPDFPTGGIILGREGILAAYATGRGRIVVRARAHIEETARGRMSIIVTELPYQVNKAALIEKIADLVKNGRLEGIHDLRDESDRDGMRVVIELKRDAQPRAVLNNLFKHTQLQTTFGVNMLALVDGTQPRVLTLKRMLQLYLEHRQIVVRRRTEYELRQAERRAHVLEGLKIALDHLDAVISTIRNARSADDARQQLMSRFGLTEVQATAILDMQLRRLAALERQKIEDEYRELLERIAELRALLADPVKILAVIRQELLELKERYADSRRTQIQEVSGELSDEDLVPKVDVLVTLTARGYVKRSTNGHYRIQHRGGRGVNGMAVKDEDYVQHIVLASTHDSLLFFTNRGRVFQLPVYEVPDAGRNARGMPIVNFLNLQPGEEVTTLLPVHDFDNATFLFFCTRQGRVKRVRLEEFSNVRSSGLIAMSLDAGDELAWVRPTSGSDDIILVTAQGQAIRFAESEVRPMGRQAGGVIGIRLEEGDSVVAAEVVRPGADLLLVSRAGYGKRTALDEFRTQGRGGSGVIAMKVTPRTGHVAAATVAREEDTAVLVSRRGRLILIPVRQIPKQGRSTQGVSLMRLQEGDEIASIAVGLLSETLSTDGAEAKSSLGNGLESA, via the coding sequence ATGAGCGACAATCGGATCGGCCGAGTACGGGTCATCAGCATCGAAGAAGAAATGAAGCGCTCGTATCTCGATTACGCGATGAGCGTCATCGTGCAACGAGCGCTTCCTGATGTTCGTGACGGTCTCAAGCCCGTGCAGCGACGAATTCTCTACGGTATGCACGAGATGGGCTTGCGGCCGAACGCGAAGTATCGCAAAAGCGCCGGTATCGTCGGGGAAGTCCTGAAGTCGTACCATCCGCACGGCGACAGCGCAGTCTACGATGCGCTCGTGCGCATGGTGCAGCCCTTCACGATGCGCTACCCGCTGATCGACGGCCAGGGGAATTTCGGTTCCGTCGACGGTGACAGTGCAGCCGCGATGCGCTATACCGAAGCACGCCTCGCTCCGATCGCCGAAGAGCTCCTGGCCGATATCGACAAGCAAACCGTTGACTTCGTACCGAATTACGACGACAGTACACGCGAGCCTTCGGTCCTGCCAGCCCGGCTCCCGAACCTGCTCGTCAACGGTGCGAGCGGAATCGCCGTCGGGATGGCGACGAATATCCCGCCACACAACTTGGGCGAGGTCGTTGACGCGCTCGTGTATCTGATCGACCATCCCGAAGCGACTGTCGAAGAGCTGGTCGAGCACCTGCCGGGTCCGGATTTTCCGACCGGTGGCATCATCCTCGGCCGCGAAGGTATTCTGGCCGCCTACGCGACTGGCCGGGGACGCATCGTCGTCCGGGCGCGGGCGCATATCGAGGAGACCGCGCGTGGCCGGATGAGCATTATCGTCACCGAGTTGCCGTACCAAGTCAACAAGGCAGCACTGATCGAGAAGATTGCGGATCTCGTCAAGAACGGCCGCCTCGAAGGAATCCACGACCTGCGCGACGAGTCTGACCGCGACGGGATGCGCGTCGTCATCGAACTCAAGCGCGATGCGCAACCGCGCGCTGTCCTCAACAATCTCTTCAAGCACACGCAGCTCCAGACGACCTTCGGCGTCAACATGCTGGCGCTCGTCGATGGGACGCAACCACGTGTCCTGACTCTGAAGCGGATGCTCCAGCTCTACCTGGAGCATCGGCAGATTGTTGTCCGGCGACGTACGGAATACGAGCTGCGGCAAGCCGAGCGTCGTGCCCATGTGCTCGAAGGGCTCAAGATCGCACTCGACCATCTGGATGCGGTCATCTCGACCATTCGCAACGCGCGCTCGGCAGATGACGCGCGCCAGCAATTGATGAGCCGTTTCGGTCTGACAGAGGTACAAGCAACCGCGATCCTCGACATGCAGCTGCGCCGGCTCGCTGCGCTCGAACGACAGAAGATCGAAGACGAGTACCGCGAGCTTCTCGAGCGTATCGCAGAGCTGCGTGCACTGCTGGCCGATCCTGTGAAGATCCTGGCGGTGATCCGTCAAGAACTCCTGGAGCTGAAGGAACGGTACGCTGATAGCCGACGTACCCAGATCCAGGAAGTGAGCGGCGAACTCAGCGATGAAGACCTGGTGCCCAAAGTCGACGTCCTCGTGACGCTGACGGCGCGTGGTTACGTGAAGCGAAGCACCAATGGCCACTATCGCATCCAACATCGGGGGGGTCGTGGTGTCAACGGCATGGCAGTGAAAGACGAGGACTACGTCCAGCATATCGTGCTGGCGAGCACGCACGACTCGCTCCTGTTTTTCACCAACCGAGGCCGGGTCTTTCAACTTCCTGTGTACGAAGTGCCTGATGCCGGACGGAATGCGCGCGGCATGCCGATCGTCAATTTCCTCAACCTGCAGCCCGGTGAGGAAGTGACGACGCTCCTGCCTGTGCACGATTTCGACAACGCGACGTTTCTCTTCTTCTGCACGCGCCAGGGTCGGGTGAAGCGCGTCCGTCTCGAGGAGTTCTCCAACGTCCGCTCGAGCGGACTCATCGCGATGTCGCTCGACGCGGGCGATGAGCTGGCGTGGGTCCGCCCGACGAGCGGCTCGGACGACATCATTCTGGTTACCGCACAGGGGCAAGCGATCCGCTTCGCCGAAAGCGAGGTGCGGCCGATGGGACGCCAGGCCGGGGGGGTGATCGGTATCCGGCTTGAGGAAGGGGACTCCGTCGTCGCAGCCGAAGTCGTCCGCCCCGGTGCTGACCTACTCCTCGTTTCGCGAGCTGGCTACGGGAAACGCACCGCTCTCGACGAGTTCCGGACACAGGGACGCGGCGGAAGCGGTGTCATCGCTATGAAGGTGACTCCTCGCACGGGCCATGTCGCCGCCGCAACCGTCGCTCGCGAGGAGGACACTGCCGTCCTCGTCAGTCGCCGCGGTCGCCTCATCCTGATACCGGTCCGACAAATCCCCAAGCAGGGGCGGTCGACACAGGGTGTAAGCCTGATGCGGTTACAAGAGGGGGACGAAATCGCCTCGATCGCGGTCGGCCTTCTCAGCGAGACGCTCTCGACGGACGGTGCCGAAGCCAAGTCGAGCCTCGGAAACGGTCTGGAGAGCGCGTAG
- the nadD gene encoding nicotinate-nucleotide adenylyltransferase, translated as MARIGIFGGTFDPVHHGHLIVAEVMMEELGLDRVLFLPAGQPPHKLDRPITPAFHRLTMLQLALQGNPHFGISFVDVERPGPCYTVDSLAILRREYPGDELVFLMGEDSLRDLPTWREPNRIAEQALLGVALRPNVEVDLATVFAAVPAARDRVLLVHVPLIQIAASDIRRRVAEGRTIRYQVPRAVEQYIERHGLYRTVTTPVGRQRATEVRGV; from the coding sequence GTGGCACGTATCGGGATTTTCGGTGGGACGTTCGACCCGGTTCATCACGGACATCTCATCGTTGCTGAGGTCATGATGGAAGAACTCGGCCTCGACCGGGTTCTTTTCCTTCCCGCTGGTCAACCGCCGCACAAACTCGACCGTCCCATCACACCGGCTTTTCACCGGTTAACCATGCTGCAACTCGCCCTGCAAGGAAACCCGCATTTCGGCATCTCGTTCGTCGATGTCGAACGTCCCGGACCATGCTATACGGTAGACAGTCTAGCCATCCTCCGCCGGGAGTACCCAGGTGATGAGCTCGTTTTCCTCATGGGAGAAGATTCCTTGCGTGATCTCCCGACCTGGCGGGAGCCGAACCGGATCGCGGAGCAGGCGTTGCTGGGCGTTGCCCTCCGACCCAACGTCGAGGTCGACCTCGCGACGGTCTTCGCGGCGGTGCCAGCAGCCCGTGACCGTGTCCTCCTCGTTCACGTCCCACTGATCCAAATCGCCGCCAGCGACATTCGTCGCCGCGTGGCCGAAGGGCGTACGATCCGTTACCAGGTGCCACGCGCGGTGGAACAGTATATCGAGCGGCACGGACTGTATCGAACCGTTACGACACCGGTCGGCCGACAGCGAGCCACCGAAGTTCGGGGAGTATAA
- the secD gene encoding protein translocase subunit SecD, translating to MRIRPWQTLIVIVLLSLAAIWVDLPGQRLDPFGWKRNITVRQGLDLQGGIQLVLQARPPAGTVVTQEVLEGTRDTIERRVNGLGVSEPVIQTRGNDQILVELPGFQDPERAVRVLQRTALLEIIDTQGQFLPVGTIVNTTAGPAPEANATPTPTAGTATPTASATAASSAAAGATPQATTTPGATPTPEATATPSGPVYETIITGADLKDAYPTTDQFGNLVVGFELKPEAADRFYQYTSTHIGQPMSIVVDKQVINTATIRDAIRDRGIIQGLSAQEVRDLALQLKSGALAVPLEVVQSRTVGPTLGQDSIQKSIIAGLVGLGLVALFMILYYRLPGVISVIALLLYTAYVFALFKLIPVVLTLPGIAGFILSIGMAVDANVLIFARIREELRLGRPIARAIEEGFNHAWPSIRDSNISTMISCMILFWFGRYVGATIIQGFALTLFIGVAVSMFTAIVVTRTFLRLLLTRPFFRDVRWYGIAPSQVATAQATGD from the coding sequence GTGCGCATTCGACCGTGGCAGACGCTGATCGTTATCGTCCTCTTGAGTCTCGCCGCAATCTGGGTCGACCTACCCGGGCAGAGGCTCGACCCGTTCGGCTGGAAGCGCAATATCACCGTTCGGCAAGGACTCGATCTCCAAGGCGGTATCCAGCTCGTGCTCCAGGCGCGGCCACCAGCTGGTACTGTCGTGACGCAAGAGGTGCTGGAAGGAACCCGCGATACGATCGAGCGTCGCGTGAACGGTCTCGGCGTCAGCGAGCCGGTTATCCAGACCCGCGGGAACGACCAGATTCTCGTCGAACTGCCAGGTTTCCAGGATCCGGAACGGGCCGTCCGTGTCCTGCAACGCACCGCTCTGCTGGAAATCATCGATACGCAGGGCCAGTTCCTCCCCGTGGGAACGATCGTCAACACGACCGCTGGGCCAGCGCCCGAAGCGAACGCGACACCCACGCCCACTGCCGGTACGGCGACACCAACCGCTTCGGCTACTGCTGCGAGTAGCGCAGCAGCGGGCGCTACACCGCAAGCCACCACAACTCCTGGAGCGACGCCGACCCCCGAAGCGACAGCGACCCCGAGCGGTCCGGTGTATGAGACGATCATCACCGGCGCGGACCTGAAGGACGCCTATCCGACAACGGATCAGTTCGGCAATCTCGTCGTCGGCTTCGAACTCAAGCCAGAAGCTGCTGACCGCTTCTACCAGTACACGAGTACGCACATCGGCCAGCCGATGTCGATCGTCGTCGACAAGCAAGTGATCAACACGGCGACGATCCGGGATGCGATCCGCGATCGCGGCATCATCCAGGGACTGAGCGCACAGGAAGTGCGTGATCTCGCGCTCCAGCTCAAGTCCGGCGCGCTCGCCGTTCCGCTGGAGGTCGTCCAGAGCCGAACCGTCGGCCCCACGCTGGGTCAGGACTCGATCCAGAAGAGCATCATCGCTGGATTGGTGGGCCTGGGGCTCGTTGCCTTGTTCATGATCCTGTACTATCGGTTGCCTGGTGTGATCTCCGTGATCGCGCTCTTGCTGTACACGGCGTACGTCTTCGCACTCTTCAAGCTGATTCCGGTCGTACTCACGCTCCCGGGCATCGCCGGCTTTATTCTCTCGATCGGTATGGCCGTGGACGCCAATGTCCTCATCTTCGCGCGTATCCGCGAAGAATTGCGGCTCGGCCGGCCAATCGCGCGCGCCATCGAGGAAGGGTTCAACCACGCCTGGCCATCGATCCGCGACTCGAACATCTCGACGATGATTTCCTGCATGATTCTGTTCTGGTTCGGCCGCTACGTCGGCGCCACGATCATTCAAGGTTTCGCCCTGACGCTGTTCATTGGTGTCGCTGTGAGTATGTTCACTGCCATCGTCGTCACGCGTACCTTCCTACGTTTGCTTCTGACCCGTCCGTTCTTCCGCGACGTCCGGTGGTACGGTATCGCGCCGTCTCAAGTAGCAACTGCACAAGCAACAGGTGACTGA
- the secF gene encoding protein translocase subunit SecF — translation MLDLVGKRYYWFLLSFLVIVPGLISLAVHGLRLSIDFTGGSLWELRMSRPVQPGEVRQVLAQHGIDDAIVQTADNNVVLIRMRELKEGSPEKNQLAQALRDTFGDFTELRLESVGPTLGIAIRNRAIAAVALTTLGILGYIAWAFRNTNNPFLYGIAAIIAMLHDVAVVVGIFSILGWLRGVEVDALFVTALLTVIGFSVHDTIVVFDRIRENLARRAAPTFEEIVNYSLVQTLVRSLNTSLTVVFTLLALYLFGGETIRTFVLALLIGIISGTYSSIFNASQIVVVWENRELHRLFARLRGQHAPA, via the coding sequence ATGCTCGATCTTGTCGGCAAGCGCTACTACTGGTTCCTTCTCTCGTTCTTGGTGATCGTCCCTGGTCTCATCTCGCTGGCTGTCCACGGATTGCGCCTGAGCATCGACTTCACTGGCGGTTCCCTCTGGGAACTCCGGATGAGCCGTCCTGTCCAACCGGGAGAGGTACGACAGGTACTCGCCCAGCACGGCATCGACGATGCGATCGTCCAGACGGCGGACAACAACGTCGTCTTGATCCGCATGCGCGAGTTGAAGGAGGGATCTCCCGAGAAGAATCAGTTGGCCCAGGCCCTGCGCGACACCTTCGGTGACTTCACCGAGCTACGCCTGGAATCGGTCGGTCCCACATTGGGCATAGCCATCCGTAACCGTGCGATCGCGGCTGTCGCGCTCACCACGCTCGGCATCCTGGGGTACATCGCCTGGGCATTCCGGAACACGAACAACCCATTTCTGTACGGCATCGCCGCCATCATCGCGATGTTGCACGATGTCGCGGTCGTCGTCGGGATCTTCTCCATTCTCGGATGGCTTCGTGGCGTGGAAGTGGACGCGCTCTTCGTGACGGCCTTGCTCACTGTGATCGGCTTCTCGGTACACGATACGATCGTCGTCTTCGACCGTATCCGGGAGAACCTGGCTCGTCGGGCTGCCCCGACGTTCGAGGAAATCGTCAACTACAGTCTCGTCCAAACGCTCGTGCGCTCGCTCAATACGTCGCTCACCGTCGTCTTCACGCTGCTCGCGCTCTACCTCTTCGGCGGGGAAACCATCCGGACGTTCGTTCTCGCCCTCCTCATCGGCATCATCAGCGGAACCTACTCGTCGATCTTCAACGCGAGCCAAATCGTCGTCGTTTGGGAGAATCGGGAGCTGCACCGCCTGTTCGCCCGCTTGCGAGGCCAGCACGCCCCGGCGTGA
- a CDS encoding NAD(P)/FAD-dependent oxidoreductase: protein MSVRLRIGVIGGGIAGLTAAYRLSRLGHEVILWERQHQLGGQAAAFPLLGTAIEYFYHHLFMSDREIVALIEELGIGHHLVWLPSRVGFYARGRIYPLSSALDVLRLGIVPLHDRLRVGLVTFYLQHVHDWRRFEEVTAEQWLRRWVGNRAFERIWGAQLRAKFGPRASEVAMAWFWNKIYLRTSSRRSLFERERLGYIMGSFNVLIDRLADAIRESGGVIYTGIGTESIERSEGLWVIRDSTGRTTPVDVVVATVPSPLVAKLFPQLPESYRARLLGTVYQAAVTLLLQTRHALSDIYWLNIGDPNLPYTGIIEHTNFIPPTHYQGHHLIYVSKYVEQSHPYLALRDEEVLQAALQQLPKVNPNFSAEWVEDYWVFRERAAQPIVTLRYSQQIPEHRTPLPGVYVANTAQIYPEDRGTTYSVRLGNVVTSLVQEDLVAGRLTPTVNASNAHSAR from the coding sequence ATGTCCGTCCGGTTGCGTATCGGCGTCATCGGTGGTGGAATCGCCGGACTCACTGCTGCCTACCGACTGAGCCGTCTCGGCCACGAGGTCATTCTCTGGGAACGACAGCATCAGCTCGGCGGACAAGCCGCAGCATTTCCGCTTCTCGGTACCGCGATCGAGTACTTCTACCATCATCTCTTCATGAGCGACCGGGAGATCGTCGCACTCATCGAGGAACTCGGTATCGGTCACCACCTCGTCTGGTTGCCGAGCCGGGTCGGCTTCTACGCACGAGGCCGGATTTACCCGCTGTCCTCGGCGCTCGATGTCCTCCGCCTCGGTATCGTCCCCTTGCACGATCGGCTGCGCGTCGGTCTCGTCACCTTCTACCTTCAACATGTTCACGACTGGCGCCGCTTCGAGGAGGTGACGGCCGAGCAGTGGCTGCGCCGTTGGGTCGGGAACCGTGCATTCGAGCGCATTTGGGGCGCTCAGTTGCGAGCCAAATTCGGCCCTCGCGCCAGCGAGGTCGCGATGGCCTGGTTTTGGAACAAGATCTACCTGCGGACGAGTTCCCGGCGTTCCCTCTTCGAGCGCGAGCGGCTCGGCTACATCATGGGCAGCTTCAATGTGCTGATCGATCGTTTGGCCGATGCCATCCGGGAATCGGGAGGCGTGATCTATACCGGGATCGGCACGGAGTCGATCGAGCGCTCGGAAGGTCTGTGGGTCATTCGCGATTCCACTGGCCGAACGACACCGGTCGATGTCGTCGTCGCGACCGTCCCGTCACCGTTGGTCGCCAAGCTCTTTCCGCAGCTTCCCGAATCGTACCGGGCCAGGCTCCTCGGTACTGTATACCAGGCAGCGGTCACGCTGCTCCTCCAGACGCGCCACGCACTCAGCGACATCTATTGGCTCAACATCGGTGATCCGAACTTGCCTTATACCGGTATCATCGAGCACACGAACTTCATCCCGCCCACCCACTACCAAGGGCACCACTTGATCTACGTCAGCAAATACGTTGAGCAATCGCACCCATATCTGGCGTTGCGGGACGAGGAAGTTCTGCAAGCAGCCTTGCAGCAGCTCCCCAAGGTCAACCCGAATTTCTCCGCCGAATGGGTGGAGGACTACTGGGTCTTCCGTGAACGCGCAGCACAACCGATCGTCACGCTCCGGTACAGCCAGCAGATTCCTGAGCACCGCACGCCACTCCCGGGAGTCTATGTCGCGAACACTGCGCAAATCTATCCGGAAGACCGCGGAACGACCTACTCCGTCCGGCTCGGGAACGTCGTGACGTCGCTCGTGCAGGAAGATCTGGTTGCAGGACGTCTCACGCCGACGGTGAATGCCAGCAACGCCCATTCGGCTCGGTGA
- a CDS encoding NADP-dependent isocitrate dehydrogenase, producing the protein MKYVVTPEGKKLVTLIPGDGIGPEIVESACRLIEAVGAPIEWEVRRAGASVFREGIASGVPDDTIESIKRTRVVLKGPLETPIGYGEKSANVTLRKLFETFANVRPVRELPSVPTPYRGRNIDLVVVRENIEDLYAAIEYRETAGVTTAHKLISYKGSEKIIRFAFELARAEGRRKVTCATKSNILKLTEGWFQHIFEDIAREYPDIESNHLIIDNCAHQLVKAPEQFDVIVTTNLNGDIISDLASGLVGGLGFAPSGNYGHEVAIFEPVHGTAPKYAGKNVINPTAMILTAVMMLRYLDEFEAAETIEQALIVTLEEGKALTRDVVGDERAVSTTAFTDAIIANLGRRSATWTSRPYRPIRIPEQRPEFDPVRPAQRRTVGIDVIVEASEPPDAIGATLEGLIGDLPLRLHLISSRGLQVYPEADTRIDYVDHWRCRFLATESEVTIPTVLTLVERISTRYRWGHVQLLYEMDGQPGFTKAQGED; encoded by the coding sequence ATGAAGTATGTAGTAACGCCGGAAGGGAAGAAACTGGTCACGCTCATTCCGGGTGACGGCATCGGCCCGGAAATCGTGGAAAGCGCCTGTCGTCTCATCGAGGCAGTCGGCGCTCCGATCGAATGGGAAGTCCGGCGAGCTGGTGCGAGTGTCTTCCGCGAAGGTATCGCCAGCGGCGTCCCCGACGACACGATCGAGTCGATCAAGCGGACGCGCGTCGTGCTCAAAGGCCCGCTCGAAACGCCGATCGGCTACGGCGAGAAGAGCGCCAACGTCACGCTTCGAAAGCTTTTCGAAACCTTCGCGAACGTCCGGCCAGTCCGCGAACTCCCGTCCGTTCCGACCCCGTACCGTGGTCGGAACATCGATCTCGTCGTCGTGCGCGAGAATATCGAGGATCTCTACGCGGCGATCGAATATCGCGAGACAGCCGGCGTCACGACCGCGCACAAGTTGATTTCGTACAAGGGAAGCGAGAAGATCATCCGCTTCGCCTTCGAACTGGCCCGCGCCGAGGGTCGCCGCAAGGTCACCTGCGCCACCAAGTCCAACATCCTCAAGTTGACCGAAGGCTGGTTCCAGCACATCTTCGAGGATATCGCCCGCGAGTACCCCGACATCGAGTCGAACCATCTCATCATCGATAACTGCGCCCACCAGCTCGTCAAGGCACCAGAGCAGTTCGACGTGATCGTCACGACGAACCTCAACGGGGACATCATCTCCGACCTCGCTTCTGGTCTGGTCGGTGGGCTCGGCTTCGCTCCCTCCGGAAACTACGGTCACGAAGTCGCGATCTTCGAGCCCGTCCACGGTACCGCTCCCAAGTACGCTGGGAAGAACGTGATCAATCCGACCGCGATGATTCTCACCGCCGTGATGATGCTGCGGTACCTCGACGAGTTCGAGGCTGCCGAAACGATCGAGCAAGCGCTGATCGTGACGCTGGAGGAAGGGAAGGCGCTCACGCGTGACGTCGTCGGTGACGAGCGTGCCGTCTCCACGACCGCGTTCACCGATGCCATCATCGCGAATCTGGGCCGCCGATCCGCGACATGGACCTCGCGCCCCTATCGGCCCATCCGCATTCCTGAGCAGCGGCCGGAGTTCGACCCGGTACGGCCAGCACAACGCCGGACGGTCGGCATTGATGTCATCGTCGAGGCGAGCGAGCCGCCCGATGCGATCGGTGCCACGCTCGAGGGATTGATCGGCGACCTGCCGCTTCGCCTGCACTTGATTTCGAGCCGGGGCCTGCAAGTGTATCCAGAAGCGGACACCAGGATCGATTACGTCGATCATTGGCGCTGCCGTTTCCTGGCCACCGAAAGCGAGGTCACGATCCCGACGGTCCTGACGCTCGTCGAGCGCATCAGCACGCGTTATCGCTGGGGTCATGTTCAGCTCCTATACGAGATGGACGGACAGCCTGGTTTCACGAAGGCCCAAGGCGAAGACTGA